The following coding sequences are from one Ornithodoros turicata isolate Travis chromosome 1, ASM3712646v1, whole genome shotgun sequence window:
- the LOC135377841 gene encoding serine/threonine-protein kinase H1-like, whose product MGCRNSKTVHAPEALDPIETVWKISDLKAPLEKRAKNRRRHGQRGRRWEQTNWASSAIMDQRVTAKYIIKAQIGKGKFGRVVRVEHRASKQPYAMKTLDTSSGRTAFDTELSVLRRVNHPNIVRIVEILDANQKVFIVMELATGGSLLDRMDVLRRPFNEDEARAALKMVLSGVAYLHKVGITHRALRPDTLLYTHPGPDAKIIITDFAFGHVRRHDANEFMHTVCGVIQYMAPEIVERRPYTCAVDMWAVGVTTFILLSETFPFDGRHDASIVRCILKGELSMEAKVWCMVSNEAKGLIRRLLQHDPGRRISARRALHHPWICGRAEGSGSSLSSEKSLSQVQRTTRVNQS is encoded by the exons ATGGGCTGTCGTAATAGCAAAACAGTGCACGCCCCAGAAGCACTAGACCCCATTGAAACCGTCTGGAAGATTTCGGACTTAAAAGCACCTCTGGAAAAACGTGCGAAGAATCGCCGCCGTCATGGCCAGCGTGGACGCCGATGGGAGCAGACGAATTGGGCATCGTCTGCTATAATGGACCAACGTGTCACAGCGAAGTACATAATCAAGGCACAGATAGGCAAGGGGAAGTTCGGCCGCGTTGTTCGCGTTGAGCATCGCGCTTCAAAACAGCCCTATGCCATGAAGACGCTGGATACCTCCAGTGGGCGGACAGCGTTTGATACAGAGCTGTCAGTGTTGCGACGTGTGAACCACCCGAACATTGTCCGCATTGTCGAAATATTGGACGCTAATCAGAAAGTGTTCATTGTCATGGAATTAGCCACAGGCGGGAGCTTGTTGGATAGAATGGATGTGTTACGCCGACCATTCAATGAGGATGAAGCCCGTGCCGCACTGAAGATGGTGCTTTCAGGTGTGGCTTACTTGCATAAAGTCGGAATCACACATCGAGCTCTTCGACCAGACACACTGCTGTATACACATCCGGGCCCAGATGCCAAAATAATAATTACCGACTTCGCGTTTGGACATGTGCGACGTCATGACGCAAATGAATTCATGCACACTGTGTGCGGTGTTATTCAGTATATGGCACCAGAAATAGTGGAACGCAGGCCATACACGTGTGCTGTGGACATGTGGGCAGTAGGTGTCACAACATTCATATTACTGTCAGAGACATTCCCCTTCGATGGCAGACACGATGCTTCTATTGTCAGGTGCATTCTAAAAGGGGAGCTTTCCATGGAAGCAAAG GTATGGTGCATGGTGTCTAACGAGGCGAAGGGCTTAATTCGACGCCTCCTGCAGCACGATCCTGGCCGCCGCATCTCTGCTAGACGAGCTCTTCACCACCCGTGGATATGTGGACGTGCTGAAGGTAGCGGCTCATCCCTCAGTTCAGAGAAATCTTTGAGTCAAGTCCAAAGAACGACACGAGTTAACCAATCTTGA